A window of Natronobacterium texcoconense genomic DNA:
TCCATTCTCGCGGTTCTCGGCGACGTGCAACAGCGTCACCTCGGCGTCGTACTGGTCGCGCAGGGCGCGTGCGGCTCCGGCGGCGATGTCCGAGTCCGGGCCGCCTGCCGTCGGCAGGAGGATCCTGGACGGATCGAAGCCGCGATCCCGGAAGACGAGGAAGTCACACGGCAGCGAGTGAGCGAGATCGTCGATCGTCGTCTCGACGCGTCCCGGCGAGCCAGTCGCGTCCGGCCCCCAGCCCATCACACAGACGTCCGCGTCGTATCGCGTCGCCGCGTCGAAGATTTCCTCGAAGCCACGGTGTGAGAGGACGGCGTGCGTCTCGACGTCGACGCCGTACGTTTCGGCGTCGTCACGTGCTTGCTCGAGGATGTGCTGGGCCGTCTCGTACTCCTTCTGGTCGCGAGCAGCCTTGAGCGACGTCTGGTCGGGTACTGTCTCGATGTTGACGGCGACGACCGTCCCGTCGTGCTGGTCTGCGATCGCAGCACCGAGCGTGATGAGGTGGTGCTGGTGTGCGGGGTTCGCCAGCGGCACCATCACGCGGTAGTCGCCACCCTCTGGCTTGACCGACGTCGTCGCCGAGACTGCGGCGTCGGGTAGCTCTTCGGAGCGCTCGAGGACGTACTGCGAGAGGACACCAGGGGATTCGATCTTCGACCGGGCGTAGCCGAGATACCAGACGACGCCGAAGGCGACGAACACGAACGAGAGCGCGATCACGATCGGTTCGATGAAGGCGATCAGCGCGAACGAGAAGATCGCACCCAGAATCGGCGTGATCGGATACAGTGGAACGGTAAAGTCGGGGTCGTACCCCTCGGGTTCGGCCTCGCGGAAGACGATCAACGCGAGGTTCAGGAGTCCGTAGACGATCAGGTGGAGAACGCTACCCGCGGTCGCGAGCATCTCGAGGTTGCCCAGCGCGATGAACACGAGGATCAGAGCGCCGGTAATCGCGATCGCACGATACGGCGTCGCGAACTTCGAGTGGACCTCGTTGATTTTCGGCGTAATAAGTTTGTCACGACCCATCGCGAAGTTGATCCGCGAAGACGCGAGGATCGACGCGTTCGCACTCGAGGCGGTCGCGAGCAGGCCACCGAACAAGAGTGCGACCGCTCCTATCGGGCCGATCAGTAACTCGGCGACGTCGACGACGGCGGTCTCGTTGTTCGCGACCAGATCGGTTTCGACGGCCGCGAGTATCGCAAGCAGGATGAGTGCGTACGACAGCGTTACGATGACGACGCTGCCGATAACCGCACGCGGAAGGTTCTTGCCCGGTTCCTGAATCTCCTCGGCGACGGAGGTAATCTGGACGAAGCCGAGATAGGAGACGAAGATCAGGCCCGTCACCGGAAGCAACGGCGTCCATCCCTCGGGATCGATCGGACGCAGCGTCTCGAGGTCGGCGTTGAGAAGACCGAACAGCGTAAAGACCGTCAGGATCCCCATGAGGGTAACGACGATGACGTTCTGGATCTGGCCCGTCTCCTTGGCACCGACGTAG
This region includes:
- a CDS encoding amino acid permease — encoded protein: MSGEGEELAKDIGPLAALTIGVGTMIGAGIFVLPGAAVADLGPLAALAFVIGGFIAILTALSASELGTAMPVSGGAYYYVNQGLGPLFGSIAGWGNWMGLAFASAFYMYGFGEYVNEFVAVSGVTLGPIGLEPAQVIGLLGAAFFIAINYVGAKETGQIQNVIVVTLMGILTVFTLFGLLNADLETLRPIDPEGWTPLLPVTGLIFVSYLGFVQITSVAEEIQEPGKNLPRAVIGSVVIVTLSYALILLAILAAVETDLVANNETAVVDVAELLIGPIGAVALLFGGLLATASSANASILASSRINFAMGRDKLITPKINEVHSKFATPYRAIAITGALILVFIALGNLEMLATAGSVLHLIVYGLLNLALIVFREAEPEGYDPDFTVPLYPITPILGAIFSFALIAFIEPIVIALSFVFVAFGVVWYLGYARSKIESPGVLSQYVLERSEELPDAAVSATTSVKPEGGDYRVMVPLANPAHQHHLITLGAAIADQHDGTVVAVNIETVPDQTSLKAARDQKEYETAQHILEQARDDAETYGVDVETHAVLSHRGFEEIFDAATRYDADVCVMGWGPDATGSPGRVETTIDDLAHSLPCDFLVFRDRGFDPSRILLPTAGGPDSDIAAGAARALRDQYDAEVTLLHVAENRENGRQFLESWAVDHDLGGAEIRIETGDVQTEIADAAGDATLLIVGATEKGLLSRLVRGSLVLDVLEEVECSVLLAEKSHKRSLRERVFGSSADDGTGVTPEPATPDPDRPSENED